The following is a genomic window from Ignavibacteria bacterium.
TCGTGACGGAATAATTCCACCAACGATAAATTATGAAGAAAAAGACCCCGAGTGTGATTTATTTTACGTACCTAATGTAGCATTGAAAAAAGAAGTTAACACTGTTTTATCTGACAATTCAGGTTTTGGGGGACATAACACGGCAATTGTATTTAAAAAATTTGGAGAATAATACATCCCTTTTCTGCCACAGTAATAAATGTTTAAAACTTTAAAGAATCTTACCCGCATTATTCCTTTCCTGAAACGGAGAAAGAAGGAAGAGGATTTACCTGATATTATCCCTTCACGCCTTATCAGGAAAATCGATTTCGAAAAATTCCAGAATGCAATTCATTATAAGATTCTGAATCGTGAATTTTTTGTTACCGCGCTTACACACCGTTCATTTATAAAAGTCCGTAAAGATACTTTAAAGCCCGGTCTCGTTTCTAATGAACGTCTTGAGTTTTTAGGCGATGCAGTTCTTGACCTTGTAGTTGCTGAATATTTATACAAAAACTTCCCTCACAATGAAGAAGGCGACCTTACAAAATTCCGTTCTATACTTGTTAACAAAAGATTCCTTGCAGAACGTGCTAAAGTTTTGAAGCTTAATGAATTCATTCTCGCATCATACACTGCTTTAAAATCAATCGAAGAAGGATATGATGCAATACTTGCCGATGCTTATGAAGCTGTTATCGGCGCAATATTTCTTGACTCAGGTTATACTGCCGCCAAAGAATTTATTAATGAAGAAATTTTCGTCAAACTTGACGTTAAATGGCTCGACCAGTTTGATGAAAATCATAAAAGCAAATTCCTTGAATATGCGCAGGCGCATACTGATTTTATTCCCGAATACAATGTGATCAAGCAGGAAGGACCGGAACATAATAAACTATTCACCGTTGAAGTTTATCTGAACAATCGAAGTTTGGGTATAGGCAAAGGAAAATCAAAGAAACAAGCTGAACAGGAAGCGGCAAAAAACGCTTTACAGAACCTCGACGTGATTGAAAAGATGGGCTTGAAAAAACATTCGAAAAAGCAATTTTGAATGGCATAAAATTTGTTTAAGTATTGACTATTTAGAAACTTACTAATATCTTTGTAAGGCAAAAATTAAAAGAAAGGAAAGTATAGCACAAAACGCGACTTTTTTGTAATTAAAGAAACTTTTTAATGAAAATAATAGTAAGCCATTTATCGAAGTTCAATCTGAACTTTAATAAATGGTTTTTTATTTAATAATGATAATCTTTATAGGACACTAACTACAGGTTAAATTACACATATGAAAATCAATAAAATCGTTTTAATTTTATCATTTTTTGTTGTAGTAAATCTTAATGCGCAGGATAAAAATCAGCTCAGCAAGACACAGGAATCCCCTGTCCAAAAAACTGACGATTATGTTCCTGATTTCAAAGTTATATCTTCAAACAACTCTTATATTGAGTTGGAATTTACACCGCAATACATCGACCGGTTCAATTTCAAGTATTCCAGAAATTATGGCGAGCAGACAGGAAAGCCTGATGTTCAATTCAAAACACTTCCGGTTTTTTTACCGTCTCCCAAAGACAACCGGATTGAAATAATTGATTATAAATATGAGGATGTTCAGAATGTGGACATTAATCCCGTTCCCACAATTAAAAGAGGAAAAGAGGAAGATGATTGGAAGTTTGATTATATAAAGGACCCGAAAGCTTATGGTGAAAATTCTTTTTATCCTAAGAATGCAGCCGATTTCAAATTTGGCGGTATAATGCGGAATAAATATGTCGGAAGTATTTTCTTAAATCCCGTACTTTATAATCCTGTTACAAAGACAGCAAGAAAATATACTTATCTAAGAGTCCGCGTGGTCTTTTCTGGAAGCCCTCTTTATACAAAAAGAATTCAGGATGCTGAAGAACTCGGCTTGATGCAGTTTGCAGCATTAAATTTTGACGTTGCAAAAAACTGGTCAACAAGAGAAGAACTTCAGCAAACAGATGCAGGAATTGAAAACAGCATTTTTGCGTCGGGCGACTTCTACAGAATTGAAGTAAAACAAACGGGCATATACAAAATCGATAAAGCATTTTTGCAAAATGCGGGAATAAACGTTGCGAACATAAACCCAAAGACATTTAAAATATACGGCAACGGCGGTCATATATTGCCTTATAATAATTCTGATCCTGTTGCGCTTGACCCTGTTGAAAATGCAATTTTTGTTGCAGGTGAGAATGACGGACAATTTAACGACGACGATTACATTTTATTTTATGGAAAAAGTCAGAGTGACTGGAGCTATGATGATGTTAACAAACAGCATTATCATTATATAAACCCTTACTCTGCTTCGAATTATTATTTCATTTCCTTTGGCGGTGCTGACGGAAAAAGAATGGAAACAGTTGCTTCCCCTAATGTTCCGGGTGCAGCTCAGCTTACACAGTTCTGGGACAGATTTTTCGAAAATCCGGATGTAAATAATCTTGGTGCTACAGGCACAGTTTGGGTAAGTCAGAGAATCGACAACGGCAACGGAATGTCGTTTAACAAAGAACTGCGCGGATATGTCCAGAATAGTGATATAAATCTCAGAATGATGTTTGGAAACGCATCAATACCACCGGCAACCTTTGAATTGAAAGATGAAAACTCGAGCTATTATAATCTTATCGGTATTCCGGGAATTTGGGATGAATTCTCTCACATAAATTTTATTTACCCTGCTCTGAATGTTTTTTATAATCTTGGCTCAAACACAAGCACAAGGTTAAGATTATCACTCCCCTCGTCACATAACTCCAATACTGTTGCGGGGTATCTCGACTATTATGAAATTCATTATCCGAGAATGATGTCAGCTGATAATAATTTTTTAAGATTTAACTCTCCCGACACCAATGCAATGATGGAGTTCAGAGTCTCAAGCTTTAACAGTTCCGAGGTAAAAGTTTTTGATGTAACCGTTCCTTATAATACTGCCTTAATAAACCCTGTGAGTTTCAATCAGGGAACAGTAGTATTTCAAAAAAATATTCAGCTGGGAACACCTTCCGAGTTTTATACAATCGGTAATAATTATCTTACTCCGGGCGCAATTTCTGCTAAACTGAATAATCAGAATCTTAAAGGATTTTCAGAAGGTGCATCATTCATTATATTGTCCCCCACTGAATTTTTAAGCGCGGCAAACACTTTAAAAGCTTATCGTGAAACTCCCGGTCCGAATTATATTAAAACTCATGTTGTTGACATAAACCAAATCTATAATGAATTCTCGGCAGGACTTCAGGACCCGGTTGCAATAAGAAATTATATTAAGTATGCTTATAACAATTGGAATATTAAGCCGGTGCATATTCTGTTTTTCGCTGATGGAAGTTATGACTTCAGAAATTTATATAATCTGAACACAAAGAACTATCTTCCTCCGTTTCAGTTAGACCGTCTTGACCAAAATGAAATTTTCAGTTATTGCAGTGACGACTTCAGCGTGGAGATAAATGAAAACTATCCTTACCCTAACAGCGCTACTGTTCCTGATTTTTCGTGGGGAAGATTATGTGTTAACTCTCTGCAGGAAGCAAACGATGTGGTTTCAAAAATAATTTGCTATGAAAATCCGGCAAACTATGGAATATGGAAAAAGAAAATTATGTATGTTGCAGATGACGGATGGACAACAACATATACAAATGGTGAAGAAGGTGCTTTGCATACTTCACAATGCGAGATTGTTGCTGAGCAATGCACACCTCCGGATTTTGAAAAAGATAAAGTATATTTAGTTAATTATCCGGCTATATATACACCTCAGGGAAGAAGAAAACCGGGTGTGAACGAGGCAATTATAAAAGGCTGGAACGAAGGACGTCTTGTTATTAATTATGTAGGACATGGAAGCACGGACTTATGGGCGCACGAACAGGTTTTTGACAGGCAGGTCAGTATTCCGCAATTAAACAACGGATGTAAACTGCCTTTTGTAACAATTGCAAGCTGTGACCTTGCAAGATATGATGACCCGTTTTTTATAAGTGCGGCTGAACAGCTTGTGAATAAACCTAATGGCGGCGCAATAGGTGTTATTGCTGCTGTCAGACCTGTATATTCAGGACCGAATGCCGCGTTCAATGAAGAGCTGTGGAGAAATTTTATGTTCAAAAAAGATACTCTTAATCTTCCTATAAGAATCGGCAGCGCAGTCTATAATACTAAAAATGTCCCCGGACTTTCAGGCGATAATACATTAAAATTTACTTTAATAAGTGACCCGACTTTAAGAGTTGCAATTCCTCAATACTTCACGAGAATTGACAGCATTAATAACGTTCCGGGAACCGAAACTGCGCAGATAAAAGCATTGCAGAAAGTCAGCATATACGGAAGCGTTTTGAGAACCGATTCAACTTTCTGGGATAACTACAACGGCAACATAAACATGAAAGTCTTTGACGTTGACAGGTTTGTTACAGTATTTGATTTTGGAATTCCATTCAACTTCCGTCTTGACGGTGGAACAATCTTTAACGGAAACGCAAGCGTAACAAACGGAAAGTGGAAAATTGAGTTTGTTGTTCCGAGAGACATTTCTTATG
Proteins encoded in this region:
- the porU gene encoding type IX secretion system sortase PorU: MKINKIVLILSFFVVVNLNAQDKNQLSKTQESPVQKTDDYVPDFKVISSNNSYIELEFTPQYIDRFNFKYSRNYGEQTGKPDVQFKTLPVFLPSPKDNRIEIIDYKYEDVQNVDINPVPTIKRGKEEDDWKFDYIKDPKAYGENSFYPKNAADFKFGGIMRNKYVGSIFLNPVLYNPVTKTARKYTYLRVRVVFSGSPLYTKRIQDAEELGLMQFAALNFDVAKNWSTREELQQTDAGIENSIFASGDFYRIEVKQTGIYKIDKAFLQNAGINVANINPKTFKIYGNGGHILPYNNSDPVALDPVENAIFVAGENDGQFNDDDYILFYGKSQSDWSYDDVNKQHYHYINPYSASNYYFISFGGADGKRMETVASPNVPGAAQLTQFWDRFFENPDVNNLGATGTVWVSQRIDNGNGMSFNKELRGYVQNSDINLRMMFGNASIPPATFELKDENSSYYNLIGIPGIWDEFSHINFIYPALNVFYNLGSNTSTRLRLSLPSSHNSNTVAGYLDYYEIHYPRMMSADNNFLRFNSPDTNAMMEFRVSSFNSSEVKVFDVTVPYNTALINPVSFNQGTVVFQKNIQLGTPSEFYTIGNNYLTPGAISAKLNNQNLKGFSEGASFIILSPTEFLSAANTLKAYRETPGPNYIKTHVVDINQIYNEFSAGLQDPVAIRNYIKYAYNNWNIKPVHILFFADGSYDFRNLYNLNTKNYLPPFQLDRLDQNEIFSYCSDDFSVEINENYPYPNSATVPDFSWGRLCVNSLQEANDVVSKIICYENPANYGIWKKKIMYVADDGWTTTYTNGEEGALHTSQCEIVAEQCTPPDFEKDKVYLVNYPAIYTPQGRRKPGVNEAIIKGWNEGRLVINYVGHGSTDLWAHEQVFDRQVSIPQLNNGCKLPFVTIASCDLARYDDPFFISAAEQLVNKPNGGAIGVIAAVRPVYSGPNAAFNEELWRNFMFKKDTLNLPIRIGSAVYNTKNVPGLSGDNTLKFTLISDPTLRVAIPQYFTRIDSINNVPGTETAQIKALQKVSIYGSVLRTDSTFWDNYNGNINMKVFDVDRFVTVFDFGIPFNFRLDGGTIFNGNASVTNGKWKIEFVVPRDISYDTGHGKIITYFNNSGTDGSGYTNKFFLNGIDSNAAVDTVGPRITLYMDSRNFRSGDMLNQNTKIIADFFDENGMNLTGTIGHKIEAVINNNENNKIDLTQFYNSTTNYQNGTLEYALNNLADGNYSIKLRAFDTYNNVGETQVDFTVTSNKQLTIENIYNYPNPMKDMTNFLFQHNFDVPLNVDIRIYTVSGRLIKELNKENISDKFVQIEWDGKDADGDAIANGTYIYRLVVKSSDGNFNANSTGKLAVLK
- the rnc gene encoding ribonuclease III, whose amino-acid sequence is MFKTLKNLTRIIPFLKRRKKEEDLPDIIPSRLIRKIDFEKFQNAIHYKILNREFFVTALTHRSFIKVRKDTLKPGLVSNERLEFLGDAVLDLVVAEYLYKNFPHNEEGDLTKFRSILVNKRFLAERAKVLKLNEFILASYTALKSIEEGYDAILADAYEAVIGAIFLDSGYTAAKEFINEEIFVKLDVKWLDQFDENHKSKFLEYAQAHTDFIPEYNVIKQEGPEHNKLFTVEVYLNNRSLGIGKGKSKKQAEQEAAKNALQNLDVIEKMGLKKHSKKQF